In Mucilaginibacter sp. KACC 22063, the genomic stretch CATTGACCTGATAGGCGGCGATACCACATCATCAAAGCAGGGGCTGGTAATTAGTGTAACCGTGTTAGGTTATGCTGATGAAAAAGATATAACATACCGTAATGGTGCCGAAGAAGGCGACCTGATCTGCGTGAGCGGAGACTTAGGCGGTGCCTATACAGGTTTGCAGTTACTGGAGCGGGAGAAGATCGTTTACCTTGAAAACCCGAACATACAGCCTGACCTGGAGGGTAAAGACTATATCATTGAGCGCCAGTTAAAACCTGAAGCGCGTCGAGACGTGATTGATTTGCTTAAATCGCGCGAGATTAAGCCCACAGCCATGATCGATGTATCAGATGGGCTGGCATCTGAAATATTGCATATCTGTAAACAAAGCGATAAAGGGTGTAATTTGTACGAGGAGAAAATCCCGATTGATCCGATGACTTTTGATACTGCCCGTGAGTTTAACCTTGATCCTACTGTTTGTGCATTAAGTGGCGGCGAAGATTACGAGCTGTTATTTACGATTAAACAAGCCGACTACGACAAAATTAAGCACGATGTGGATGTGAGTATCATTGGCTATATCACAGAGGCTTCTGCGGGCTATAATTTAATTTCTAAAAGCGGGCAGGTACACAACATTACCGCCCAGGGTTGGAATGCATTTAAAAAGCAGTAATTCGCTTAAATTAAAAATTTTTTCGGGGATGGCATTCGCCATCCCCGTTTTTGAATCAGGGTATTAAAGTTTAGCAGTATAAATACTATATTAGTAATTACAATTCCTTATCATATTTAATCCCCTATTATGAATGAGATCAAAAATATGCCCCGCGAAGTTGTGACAGGTACAGCTACCGGGTTAATTTTCATGTCTATTTTTACTGTTGCATGGGCTTGCCTGGCTAATTTTGGTTTACAGGGCAACGACGATCATATCGTGCTTTTCGCTTTTACAATACCTGTATTGTTTTATATAAGCCAGTCCGTACATATTTACCGTAATGCTAATTTATTTCAACCAGCGGGTGCAGAAGATGCTATAGAGAAGAAAAAGAAAGGCAAGTGGTTCGGAATTATATTTGCGTTAGAAGGAGTATTCATCTTTTTGGCAATAAATATAGTGACCTGGATAGGGCATGCAGAACTAACGCTGCCTGCTATGGCTTTGGTAGTAGGACTGCATTTTTTTCCCCTGGCTTGGGTATTTGAAAGAAAAATTGATTATTTGCTGGGCAGCTGGGCTACCGTAGTTGCTTTAACAGCTGCGTATTATGCGTACCATCATTTATGGAACGGCTATACTATTGCGACTGTTATAGGAGTTGGTATGGCTCTCACTACAAGTGCTTATGCTATTTATATGATCACTTACGGCCGTAAGCTTTTATCAGGCGTAAAGCAACAGCCACACTACGCATAGTAAGACCCTATTTATAACCAAAAAGGCTCTGCACAAGCAGAGCCTCTTCTAAGTATGTAAGTGATAATTAAGCGCCTTCGTGCTTAACCTCATGTACTTCTTCCTGACGGAAAAATTTAGCGCTGAAGAAATCGTAATTCATACGGCCAATATTAACCAATGAAATTTCTTTAGGGCATTCTGCCTCACAAGCACCAGTGTTGGTACAGTTACCAAAACCTTCTTCGTCCATTTGGGCAACCATGGTTTGCACACGGCGGTAACGCTCTGGCTGGCCTTGTGGCAACAATGCAAGCTGAGAGATTTTAGCCGATACAAACAACATAGCCGAAGCATTTTTACAAGCAGCAACACATGCACCGCAACCGATACAGGTAGCAGAGTTAAAAGCCTCATCAGCAATGGTTTTTGGGATTGGGATAGCGTTGGCATCCGGCACACCACCAGTATTAACAGATACATAACCACCGGCTTGCTGGATACGGTCAAAAGCAGAGCGGTCAACCGCTAAGTCTCTAATAACCGGGAAAGCAGCCGCGCGCCAAGGCTCAATGGTAATGGTTTCGCCATTGTGGAAGCTGCGCATGTGTAACTGGCAGGTTGTGATGGCACGTTTAGGGCCATGCGGACGGCCGTTGATATATAACGA encodes the following:
- the thiL gene encoding thiamine-phosphate kinase, coding for MFENTERTNISEMGEFGLIDHLTKNFPIKNSKTQKGIGDDAAVLDPKEKKVLISTDMLLEGIHFDLAYTPLRHLGYKSVQVNLSDIYAMNGIPEQITVSIGLSSKYTLEAVEEIYEGIYLACEKYGIDLIGGDTTSSKQGLVISVTVLGYADEKDITYRNGAEEGDLICVSGDLGGAYTGLQLLEREKIVYLENPNIQPDLEGKDYIIERQLKPEARRDVIDLLKSREIKPTAMIDVSDGLASEILHICKQSDKGCNLYEEKIPIDPMTFDTAREFNLDPTVCALSGGEDYELLFTIKQADYDKIKHDVDVSIIGYITEASAGYNLISKSGQVHNITAQGWNAFKKQ
- a CDS encoding succinate dehydrogenase/fumarate reductase iron-sulfur subunit; this translates as MENGNMNLTLKVWRQKDANAAGKFETYKAENISPDMSFLEMLDVVNESLIKSGQEPIYFDHDCREGICGMCSLYINGRPHGPKRAITTCQLHMRSFHNGETITIEPWRAAAFPVIRDLAVDRSAFDRIQQAGGYVSVNTGGVPDANAIPIPKTIADEAFNSATCIGCGACVAACKNASAMLFVSAKISQLALLPQGQPERYRRVQTMVAQMDEEGFGNCTNTGACEAECPKEISLVNIGRMNYDFFSAKFFRQEEVHEVKHEGA